The following proteins are encoded in a genomic region of Sesamum indicum cultivar Zhongzhi No. 13 linkage group LG8, S_indicum_v1.0, whole genome shotgun sequence:
- the LOC105168257 gene encoding polygalacturonase-1 non-catalytic subunit beta-like yields the protein MRSAAAAPPAPPLRLLLLLFATFYTFDVVAAAAGDSTAGENPFTPKGYVMRYWKKQISNDLPKPEFLLKKASPLNAAQYAAFSKLADQNLLSTQLPDFCSKANLLCFPDLSPSLEKHDGNVNFASYSNKNFTNYGTDRLGGTDSFKNYSDGENVPLDSFRRYSRDSTGHNDKFTSYATDANVVDQSFNTYGTSATGGKGQFDNYNSQVNVPNLRFTAYSDNSNGRQQSFTQYTDEANAGDQRFTSYGKNGNGAANEFTSYGKDSNVMGSTFNNYGESGNGANDTFTSYGTNTNVPENNFKNYGSQGNAATDTFKNYRDQSNVGDDSFDSYGKNSNAAKIDFVNYGQSFNEGTDKFTGYGKDSTGPSVGFKIYGVNNTFKEYNKKGVTFARYINDSSSSLEASLAAKGKMVNKWVEPGKFFRESMLKTDTIMPMPDIRDKMPKRSFLPRVIVSKLPFSTSKLGDLKKLFHTEDNSSMTSMITDALGECERVPSPGETKRCVASIEDMIDFATSVLGRNVAVRSTETTKGSNGKIMLGQVKGINGGKVTKSVSCHQSLYPYLLYYCHSVPKVRVYEADILDPKSKAKINHGVAICHLDTSSWSPGHGAFIALGSGPGKIEVCHWIFENDMTWTIAD from the exons atgCGCTCCGCCGCCGCTGCTCCTCCGGCTCCTCCTCTCcgtctcctcctcctcttgtTCGCTACCTTCTACACTTTCGAC GTAGTAGCGGCTGCCGCCGGCGATTCGACTGCCGGAGAGAACCCATTTACGCCCAAGGGTTATGTAATGCGTTACTGGAAGAAGCAGATCTCAAACGATTTACCCAAGCCGGAGTTCTTGCTAAAGAAAGCCTCGCCGCTGAACGCCGCCCAATACGCTGCCTTCTCTAAGCTCGCCGATCAGAACTTGCTTTCCACTCAGCTTCCAGATTTCTGCTCCAAGGCTAATCTGCTCTGCTTCCCCGATTTATCTCCCAGCCTCGAGAAGCACGACGGAAACGTGAACTTCGCCTCTTACTCGAACAAGAACTTCACCAACTACGGCACGGATCGGCTCGGTGGAACTGACTCGTTCAAGAACTACTCCGACGGTGAGAATGTTCCCCTCGACTCGTTCCGCCGCTACAGCCGCGACTCCACCGGCCACAACGACAAGTTCACCAGCTACGCCACGGATGCTAATGTGGTGGACCAGAGCTTCAACACCTACGGCACCAGCGCCACCGGCGGCAAAGGGCAATTCGATAACTACAACAGCCAAGTCAACGTGCCCAACCTCCGCTTCACCGCCTACTCCGACAACAGCAATGGCCGCCAACAATCCTTCACCCAGTACACCGACGAGGCCAATGCCGGCGACCAGAGGTTCACCAGCTACGGCAAGAACGGCAATGGCGCGGCTAATGAATTCACCAGCTACGGCAAAGACTCCAACGTAATGGGCTCCACCTTCAACAACTACGGCGAGAGTGGCAACGGTGCCAACGACACTTTCACTTCATATGGGACTAATACAAACGTCCCCGAGaacaatttcaagaattacGGCTCTCAGGGCAATGCTGCAACAGACACTTTCAAGAACTACAGAGATCAATCCAACGTCGGAGACGACAGCTTCGATTCTTACGGCAAAAATTCCAACGCCGCAAAGATCGATTTCGTGAACTACGGCCAGTCATTCAACGAGGGCACCGATAAATTCACCGGCTACGGCAAAGATTCCACAGGCCCATCCGTCGGCTTCAAGATTTACGGCGTGAACAACACCTTCAAAGAGTACAACAAGAAGGGCGTCACATTTGCTAGGTACATTAATGATAGCTCATCATCTCTGGAGGCATCTTTGGCCGCCAAGGGCAAAATGGTAAATAAGTGGGTCGAGCCGGGGAAGTTCTTCAGGGAGTCCATGTTAAAGACCGATACCATCATGCCAATGCCCGACATCCGCGATAAAATGCCTAAAAGGTCGTTTTTACCCCGGGTGATCGTGTCCAAATTACCCTTTTCGACCTCCAAACTTGGAGACCTAAAGAAGCTTTTCCACACGGAAGACAATTCCAGTATGACGAGCATGATCACGGATGCATTAGGTGAGTGCGAGAGGGTGCCAAGCCCTGGTGAGACAAAGCGGTGCGTGGCCTCGATAGAGGACATGATCGACTTTGCAACGTCGGTCCTAGGGCGGAACGTGGCGGTTCGATCCACGGAAACCACCAAAGGGTCTAATGGTAAAATCATGTTGGGGCAAGTCAAAGGGATCAACGGTGGGAAAGTCACCAAATCAGTGTCTTGTCACCAGAGCCTGTACCCGTACTTGCTCTACTATTGCCATTCAGTTCCAAAAGTCCGGGTCTACGAAGCGGATATCCTGGATCCGAAATCCAAGGCCAAAATCAACCACGGGGTTGCCATTTGTCACCTGGATACCTCTTCTTGGAGCCCGGGTCATGGAGCCTTCATAGCATTGGGTTCGGGCCCCGGGAAGATAGAAGTTTGCCACTGGATCTTCGAGAACGACATGACATGGACAATCGCAGATTAA
- the LOC105168253 gene encoding pre-mRNA-processing factor 17 → MDLLQSYRDTDMDGDENNDDTSPPPDPRPTTTAESDLSPDSSPVRIALPAKSAAPKVDDTMLSLTVAGQAHSSAHRPIDPTQHLVSFNPTYDQLWAPIVGPSHPYAKDGLAQGLRNHKLGFVEDANIESFVFDEQYNTFYKFGYAADPSENNYVGDVEGFKKHDGVSVYNIPQHEQKKRKLEKKKEMLEENEGGDQVDEAEVENPATDTWLMKNRKSPWAGKKEWVQGELTEEQKKYAEEHAKKKGEKEGGEREKGEAHVDKTTFHGKEDRDYQGRSWIAPPKDAKASNDHCYIPKRLVHTWSGHTKGVSAIRFFPKHGHLILSAGMDTKVKIWDVFNSGKCMRTYMGHSKAVRDIWFSNDGTKFLSAGYDKNIKYWDTETGQVISTFSTGKIPYVVRLNPDEDKQNVLXXXXXDKKIVQWDINTGQITQEYDQHLGAVNTITFVDNNRRFVTSSDDKSLRVWEFGIPVVIKYISEPHMHSMPSISLHPNSNWLACQSLDNQILIYSTRERFQLNKKKRFAGHIVAGYACQVNFSPDGRFVMSGDGEGRCWFWDWKSCKVFRTLKCHEGVCIGCEWHPLEQSKVATCGWDGLIKYW, encoded by the exons ATGGATCTCCTGCAATCCTACAGAGACACCGACATGGATGGTGACGAGAACAACGACGACACTTCCCCGCCCCCGGATCCACGTCCGACCACAACTGCCGAATCGGATCTTTCACCCGACTCATCACCGGTCCGGATTGCGCTCCCGGCCAAATCCGCTGCACCCAAAGTCGACGACACCATGCTCTCCCTCACCGTCGCCGGACAGGCACATTCCTCGGCCCACAGACCCATCGACCCGACCCAACACCTCGTCTCCTTCAACCCCACTTACGACCAGCTATGGGCTCCCATTGTGGGCCCCTCTCATCCGTACGCGAAAGACGGCCTTGCTCAGGGTCTCCGCAATCACAAACTTGGGTTCGTGGAGGATGCGAATATAGAATCTTTTGTGTTCGATGAACAgtataatactttttataaatttgggtACGCTGCTGATCCTTCTGAGAACAATTATGTGGGTGATGTTGAAGGGTTTAAGAAGCACGATGGGGTTTCTGTGTATAATATACCGCAACACGagcagaagaagaggaaattggagaagaagaaggagatGTTGGAGGAGAATGAGGGAGGTGATCAGGTGGATGAGGCTGAGGTAGAGAACCCGGCAACGGATACATGGTTGATGAAGAATAGGAAGAGTCCATGGGCAGGGAAGAAAGAGTGGGTGCAAGGGGAGTTGACTGAGGAGCAGAAGAAGTATGCTGAGGAGCATGCGAAGAAGAAGGGCGAGAAGGAAGGGGGTGAGAGGGAGAAAGGGGAAGCACATGTTGATAAGACTACGTTTCATGGAAAAGAGGACAGGGATTATCAAGGCCGGTCGTGGATTGCACCGCCTAAGGACGCAAAGGCGAGTAATGATCATTGTTATATACCAAAAAGATTGGTTCACACTTGGAGTGGGCATACGAAAGGAGTTTCAGCTATTAGGTTCTTCCCCAAGCATGGTCATTTGATATTGTCTGCTGGGATGGATACAAAAGTGAAGATCTGGGATGTTTTCAATTCGGGGAAATGTATGAGAACTTACATGGGGCATTCCAAGGCTGTGCGAGATATATGGTTTAGCAATGATGGGACGAAGTTTTTGAGTGCTGGGTAtgataagaatattaaatattgggATACCGAGACAGGGCAAGTCATATCTACTTTTTCAACTGGGAAGATTCCTTATGTAGTGAGGCTTAATCCGGATGAGGATAAGCAAAATGTGCT NNNNNNNNNNNNNNNNGATAAGAAGATTGTCCAGTGGGATATAAACACGGGGCAGATTACGCAGGAGTATGATCAGCATTTAGGGGCAGTTAACACAATTACTTTTGTGGATAATAATAGAAGGTTTGTTACCTCAAGTGATGATAAGTCACTGCGGGTATGGGAGTTTGGGATTCCGGTGGTTATAAAGTATATTAGTGAACCCCATATGCATTCAATGCCTTCGATCTCTTTGcacccaaattcaaattggCTTGCATGTCAGAGCTTAGATAATCAGATACTTATTTACAGTACCAGGGAGAGATTCCAGCTTAATAAGAAGAAGAGGTTTGCCGGACACATTGTAGCAGGGTATGCTTGTCAGGTTAACTTTTCACCTGATGGACGGTTTGTCATGTCAGGAGATGGTGAGGGACGGTGCTGGTTTTGGGATTGGAAAAGTTGCAAAGTCTTTAGAACTCTCAAGTGCCATGAGGGAGTTTGTATTGGTTGTGAATGGCATCCATTGGAACAGAGTAAAGTTGCAACCTGCGGCTGGGATGGCTTAATCAAATACTGGTAA
- the LOC105168255 gene encoding uncharacterized protein LOC105168255 — MASLAPGILLKLLDGMNTGVKPTSEHRSSLLQVTDIVPADLDEKNLLPKHGFYIKVSDSSHSIYVSLPFEQDDLVMSNKMQLGQFIYVDRLEPGSPVPVVRGAKPLPGRHPLMGTPEPLMGLRAKGEKNEQKPNVKLSAPRRGSWGTGPNGSENPLSPRNLKPVPLDFDQCTPVKERPPSAVKFSGNFPMSPMIRGKAMRDGSAVRSSVGGAFLSKMVEAKGETPLIRKSCAVTPSSSKFSRSKSVCDREHRISKSTFNIAENKSSTPPPILRNVNTADSAIVGGNAESHSKPKIASQSRILSGDSDSINTSLHMNLPGKLSNLGKEAVQQRETAQKVALQALRDASATENLVRSLKIFSNLTKSAKLDDPSTCFDQFLEFHNQIVQAVAEMVSIQAATTASETAKRSNAEPREATGKYHEEESSVLHELIPNSVEGQPNSESNASKRRAALYKSIAAFPERTEQKSVLGKHLRSSTLNQKATSEKKGVAASEAAGENDENKKPGSSCSLSSSIKLGKQIETEAGNWFMEFLEKAMEKGTRKSKGTAEGARKLPQSLILKVINWVEVEQSDPNKRPVHPRAAVIARKLRIKMKNP, encoded by the exons ATGGCGTCCTTGGCACCTGGGATTCTGTTGAAGCTTCTGGACGGGATGAACACAGGGGTGAAGCCCACAAGCGAGCACAGGAGCTCGCTTTTGCAGGTCACAGACATTGTTCCCGCAGATCTTGATGAGAAAAACCTTTTACCAAAACATGGTTTTTACATCAAAGTTTCGGATTCTTCGCATTCCATTTATGTGAGTCTCCCTTTTGAACAAGATGATCTTGTTATGAGCAACAAGATGCAGTTGGGTCAGTTCATTTACGTTGACAGGTTGGAGCCCGGTTCGCCTGTTCCTGTCGTTAGGGGCGCCAAACCGCTCCCAGGGAGGCACCCTTTGATGGGCACACCAGAGCCATTGATGGGGTTGAGAGCAAAGGGGGAGAAGAATGAGCAGAAGCCCAATGTTAAATTGTCAGCTCCTAGAAGGGGTTCTTGGGGAACAGGGCCTAATGGGAGTGAAAATCCTCTATCACCTAGAAATTTGAAGCCGGTCCCATTGGACTTTGACCAGTGTACACCGGTGAAGGAGAGGCCGCCTAGTGCAGTGAAATTCTCCGGGAATTTTCCTATGTCACCGATGATAAGAGGGAAAGCTATGAGGGATGGGAGCGCGGTGAGGTCTTCAGTAGGTGGTGCTTTCTTGTCTAAAATGGTGGAGGCTAAGGGAGAAACTCCATTAATTCGGAAAAGTTGTGCTGTCACGCCTTCCTCGTCTAAGTTCTCaaggagcaaaagtgtttGTGACAGAGAGCATAGGATTTCCAAAAGTACCTTCAACATAGCT GAGAACAAGAGCTCGACGCCACCTCCAATATTGAGGAATGTGAACACAGCGGATTCCGCCATTGTTGGTGGAAATGCAGAGTCTCACTCAAAGCCGAAGATTGCTTCACAATCTCGAATTTTATCTGGTGATTCAGACTCCATAAATACAAGTCTTCACATGAATTTACCTGGAAAGCTCAGCAATCTTGGAAAG GAGGCCGTGCAACAGCGAGAAACAGCACAGAAGGTTGCCCTTCAAGCACTAAGAGATGCCTCAGCCACCGAGAACCTTGTTCGCTCTCTCAA GATATTTTCGAACTTGACAAAATCAGCTAAACTAGATGACCCATCAACCTGTTTTGATCAATTTCTTGAGTTCCACAACCAAATTGTGCAAGCAGTGGCAGAAATGGTGTCCATCCAAGCAGCAACTACTGCTAGTGAAACAGCTAAAAGATCAAATGCAGAACCAAGGGAAGCTACTGGAAAGTATCATGAAGAAGAAAGCTCAGTTTTACATGAACTAATCCCCAATTCTGTGGAAGGACAACCAAACTCAGAGTCAAATGCATCAAAAAGAAGGGCTGCCCTATACAAATCTATCGCAGCTTTTCCTGAAAGAACTGAACAGAAGTCAGTTTTGGGAAAACACTTGAGATCTTCAACTCTGAACCAGAAGGCAACTTCGGAGAAAAAGGGAGTAGCGGCCTCTGAAGCTGCAGGAGAGAatgatgaaaacaaaaaaccgGGATCATCTTGCAGTTTGTCGAGTAGCATCAAATTGGGGAAGCAGATTGAAACTGAAGCAGGCAACTGGTTTATGGAGTTTCTAGAGAAAGCAATGGAGAAGGGGACGAGAAAATCAAAAGGAACGGCAGAAGGTGCTAGAAAATTGCCTCAGTCACTTATATTGAAGGTGATCAATTGGGTAGAAGTGGAACAGAGTGACCCAAATAAGAGGCCGGTGCATCCTAGAGCTGCAGTTATAGCCAGGAAGCTCAGGATTAAGATGAAAAACCCTTGA
- the LOC105168254 gene encoding uncharacterized protein LOC105168254 — MATLPPSTLRLHKPNTTFPSSARPNPTLKFHAPPRAAPEEDSSSTSTSSEPAPDQDDSFENRLSQVRVRYRSGTGKKAEIRKSRKGKKTGSGASGSSVFLPPVPLKEAVSEGLNVEFGFSPYSERINGRIAILGLSALFLVELATGKGVINYHTPAIVFIQVYFVAAVSALYVKYEKEKVSVWPQSEK, encoded by the coding sequence ATGGCGACTCTACCACCTTCAACGCTGCGACTCCACAAACCGAACACGACATTCCCATCATCAGCAAGGCCAAACCCAACACTGAAATTCCACGCGCCACCTCGCGCCGCCCCGGAAGAGGACTCCTCCTCCACCTCAACCTCGTCCGAGCCCGCACCCGACCAGGATGACAGCTTCGAGAACCGCCTCTCACAAGTCCGTGTCCGCTACCGCAGTGGAACCGGGAAAAAGGCCGAGATCCGGAAGTCCCGGAAGGGGAAGAAAACCGGGTCGGGAGCTTCTGGGTCGAGCGTATTTCTCCCGCCCGTGCCGTTAAAAGAGGCAGTGTCAGAGGGGTTGAATGTGGAATTCGGATTCAGTCCGTATTCGGAGCGGATCAATGGACGGATTGCAATTCTGGGATTATCCGCTTTGTTCTTAGTGGAGCTGGCTACGGGCAAGggagtaattaattatcacaCCCCTGCTATTGTTTTCATTCAGGTGTACTTTGTGGCTGCTGTTTCCGCGTTGTATGTAAagtatgagaaagaaaaagttagTGTGTGGCCACAGTCTGAAAAATGA
- the LOC105168256 gene encoding cyclin-T1-3-like, with protein MANLLPGEPSHHGAPEGNYRVSQERPEEGGGRWYFSRKEIEENSPSRRDGIDLKKETYLRKSYCTFLQDLGMRLKVPQVTIATAIIFCHRFFLRQSHAKNDRRTIATVCMFLAGKVEETPRPLKDVILVSYEIIHKKDPAAVQRIKQKEVYEQQKELILLGERVVLTTLGFDLNLHHPYKPLVEAIKKFKVAQNALAQVAWNFVNDGLRTSLCLQFKPHHIAAGAIFLAAKFLKVKLPSDGEKVWWQEFDVTPRQLEEVSNQMLELYEQNRVPPSQASEAEGSAGGSQRPPSKGPANEEHVASHSSSHGGTITKASSLKPAPPRPGPDQQHTDNHGGPPRNNQTRNNDYGSSDINSVADRRGEDEVNEIQHHERDAPRQGNLTETHTKSKYGNEGHGEDDQEGNSVRSEPRDAVELKDKYHGRNLSNKDGPVGQSPQDAMKKLDKEKLKAAFERRKARGDITRKLDPMDELERELEDVEVPGESDKNKRERKQSWSKPSSRQEHENSHHVKYPNESGDGHYQVMKGQSSHGDDFDTVEEGEVEPSDEVDRGYRSPRSSNRKRKPGSPLDRNGLGRLGYSERDHKRHLQENHA; from the exons ATGGCTAACCTGTTGCCTGGTGAGCCCTCCCATCATGGAGCACCTGAAGGAAATTACAGAGTTTCTCAGGAAAGGCCAGAAGAAGGTGGTGGGCGTTGGTACTTCTCGAGGAaggaaattgaagaaaattccCCTTCTAGAAGAGATGGcattgatttgaagaaagaGACTTACTTGCGAAAATCATATTGCACATTTTTACAAGATTTGGGCATGAGGCTTAAAGT GCCTCAGGTGACGATTGCTACagcaattatattttgtcatcgtTTCTTCCTTCGTCAGTCCCATGCCAAAAATGATAGGAGA ACCATCGCCACAGTATGTATGTTCCTAGCGGGTAAGGTTGAAGAAACTCCTCGACCTTTGAAAGATGTCATACTTGTTTCATATGAGATTATTCATAAAAAGGATCCTGCGGCTGTGCAGAGGATAAAGCAGAAG GAGGTATATGAGCAGCAAAAAGAGCTTATTTTACTTGGAGAAAGGGTTGTTCTCACAACACTTGGTTTTGATCTCAATCTACATCATCCATATAAGCCTCTCGTTGAGgcaattaaaaagtttaaggTTGCTCAAAATGCACTAGCTCAAGTTGCATGGAATTTTGTAAATGATGG GCTTCGGACATCTCTATGCTTGCAATTTAAGCCCCACCACATTGCAGCAGGTGCTATTTTCCTTGCTGCCAAGTTTCTCAAAGTAAAGCTTCCATCTGATGGCGAGAAGGTTTGGTGGCAGGAGTTTGATGTCACCCCACGCCAATTGGAGG AGGTTAGCAATCAGATGCTAGAGTTGTATGAACAGAACAGGGTACCGCCATCTCAGGCTAGTGAAGCAGAAGGGAGTGCTGGAGGCAGTCAACGACCTCCATCGAAAGGTCCTGCAAATGAAGAACATGTTGCAAGTCATAGTTCTTCGCATGGTGGAACTATTACAAAGGCATCATCATTGAAGCCAGCACCGCCAAGACCAGGTCCTGATCAACAACATACTGACAATCACGGTGGACCTCCTAGAAACAATCAAACACGAAATAATGATTATGGAAGTTCTGACATCAATAGCGTTGCAGATCGTAGGGGAGAGGATGAGGTTAATGAAATCCAGCACCACGAACGAGATGCCCCTCGCCAGGGGAACTTGACAGAGACCCACACTAAATCAAAGTATGGGAATGAAGGGCATGGTGAGGATGATCAAGAGGGGAATTCTGTGCGATCTGAACCAAGGGATGCAGTAGAACTGAAGGATAAATATCATGGGAGAAATCTGTCCAACAAGGACGGTCCAGTTGGTCAGTCACCTCAAGATGCTATGAAAAAGCTGGACAAAGAGAAGCTTAAAGCTGCATTTGAGCGGAGGAAGGCTCGTGGAGACATAACTCGTAAACTGGATCCCATGGATGAACTTGAGAGGGAACTGGAAGATGTTGAAGTACCAGGTGAGAGTGACAAAAATAAGCGGGAGAGAAAACAAAGCTGGTCCAAACCTTCAAGTAGGCAAGAGCATGAGAACTCTCATCATGTGAAATACCCAAATGAGTCTGGAGATGGGCATTACCAAGTGATGAAAGGGCAATCTTCACATGGAGATGATTTCGACACTGTAGAAGAAGGTGAAGTCGAACCATCTGATGAAGTTGATAGGGGATATCGGTCACCTAGGTCAAGCAACCGGAAGAGGAAGCCTGGTAGCCCCTTGGATAGAAACGGGTTGGGGAGACTTGGGTATTCTGAAAGGGACCACAAAAGGCACTTGCAGGAGAATCATGCGTAA